GTGAGCCGGTTCGGTGTAATCCAGGGGATGTCGACAGCGCCATAATTGACAGCGATAGCCAGTGGTGCCGTGACAAAGGACGACCACCATTCGTCATCGCGGGTCTTGGTCGCCCAGAGCCGTTTGAGCTTATCGTTCAAAATACCACCCACAGATCTGCAGGCACTGGCAACACGGCGGGGGGCTTTTGCTTTGGGCTGACCGGAATTACAAGGTCTGCCGCATCAGCTTGAAGCGTTAGCAGCACGTCCTCGAGGGTGGACAGGAAGTATCGGATGTCGTCATCCGAAAGTTCACCGATATTGCCGACCTGAAAAACTTTGCCCGCAAAGCATCCCTTACCTTCATAGATGATGATGGAATGATCACGTAGACGCGCGCGCAGATCATGCACGGATACTGATGCCGGAATGAGGACCGTGGTCAGAATCGAACACATATCCGCCTCATCAACCAAAAAGTCGAGATTGAGCCTGCGCATGCCGTTCCGCAGTATATCAGCCCGCCCCCTGATGCGGGCATATCGCTTAAGCACGCCCTCGCGCAGAATGTCTGTCAGCGCCTGATCCAGTGCGAAAAACAACGGTACGGCGGGTGTGTTTGGCGTCTGACTGTGGGTCTTGAGGAATGCGTAGAACGTCGCGAGGTTCAGGTAAGTGGTCTTGGCTGCATGGTGCTTGAGCCGTTTGAACTGTTTCTTTCGACCCACGACAAAAGACAGCCCTGGATAGGACCCCAAGGCCTTGGAACTGGAACTGGAAACAAATGCGATATGACAGGCCTCCATGTCGATCACCTCGGCGCCAACCGAGCTGACCCCATCCACCACAAAGAGCGCGC
The sequence above is drawn from the Rhodobacteraceae bacterium IMCC1335 genome and encodes:
- a CDS encoding aminotransferase class V-fold PLP-dependent enzyme — protein: MCPLDVSARFALRDTSWAYRRCNQGVVASLEHGLNLDKQLLFTPGPVNVAESLRTAICKKDICHRETDFDALLAGIEQKILSLFQIRKRERYRAVVITGSGTAANEAILSSVVGDGAILILSNGEFGGRLHKTSVIHNKQTHLIKMPWGVAFDIPQIANYLATQKIDVVAMVHHETCSGMLNPLAQIGALVKASGALFVVDGVSSVGAEVIDMEACHIAFVSSSSSKALGSYPGLSFVVGRKKQFKRLKHHAAKTTYLNLATFYAFLKTHSQTPNTPAVPLFFALDQALTDILREGVLKRYARIRGRADILRNGMRRLNLDFLVDEADMCSILTTVLIPASVSVHDLRARLRDHSIIIYEGKGCFAGKVFQVGNIGELSDDDIRYFLSTLEDVLLTLQADAADLVIPVSPKQKPPAVLPVPADLWVVF